In Zingiber officinale cultivar Zhangliang chromosome 11B, Zo_v1.1, whole genome shotgun sequence, a single window of DNA contains:
- the LOC122033901 gene encoding MADS-box transcription factor 14-like, whose product MRTIQGNWHQEYGKLKAKIEVLSKSQRHLMGEQLDSLSHKELQQLENQLDNSLKHIRSRKNQVVFDSITELQRKEKALQEQNKSLEKQILEKQKAKALTQQPHWEQAQTSSSSPPFLLADADHTLNIGCYQGRATIGGEVEAAEVQARINGNILPPWMLNHLNG is encoded by the exons ATGAGGACCATACAGGGAAACTGGCATCAAGAATACGGCAAACTTAAGGCCAAGATTGAGGTTTTAAGTAAAAGTCAAAG GCATCTAATGGGGGAGCAACTCGATTCCTTGAGCCACAAAGAACTCCAACAGCTAGAAAATCAGCTAGACAATTCTTTGAAACATATCCGGTCAAGAAAG AACCAAGTGGTGTTTGACTCTATCACTGAGCTTCAGAGGAAG GAGAAGGCACTACAGGAGCAAAACAAGAGTTTGGAGAAGCAA ATCCTAGAGAAGCAGAAGGCCAAGGCTCTCACCCAGCAGCCACACTGGGAACAAGCCCAAACAAGTTCCTCCTCTCCACCCTTTTTGTTGGCTGATGCTGACCATACCTTGAATATTGG GTGCTACCAAGGAAGGGCAACCATAGGAGGGGAGGTAGAAGCTGCAGAGGTCCAGGCTCGGATCAATGGCAACATATTGCCTCCCTGGATGCTCAACCATTTGAATGGCTAG